In Oreochromis aureus strain Israel breed Guangdong linkage group 15, ZZ_aureus, whole genome shotgun sequence, a single genomic region encodes these proteins:
- the LOC120433155 gene encoding general transcription factor II-I repeat domain-containing protein 2A-like — translation MEVPSGTGQSCHISVCQRISASFPGVFSCARLATKLSRLMNAFDWRFSDFRTLYSGFAIFTSPFTTDVSKAPHHLQLELIELQSNSGLKAKFQDAAIEDFYRLLPPGVMPQLRLHAARVLSMLGSTYLCEQMFSTMNLNKIKHRSRITDDNLQAVSRIATVQELKPDIDTLTKGKRCQTSGHKTHRT, via the exons ATGGAAGTGCCAAGTGGAACAGGGCAATCTTGTCACATTTCTGTTTGTCAGAGGATCTCAGCATCATTTCCAggtgttttttcatgtgctcGTTTAGCTACAAAACTGAGCCGGTTAATGAATGCGTTTGATTGGCGCTTCTCAGACTTCAGAACACTATACTCGGGCTTCGCCATCTTTACCAGTCCTTTCACCACTGATGTCAGCAAAGCCCCCCATCACCTTCAGCTGGAGTTAATCGAGCTTCAAAGCAACAGTGGCCTGAAAGCAAAGTTCCAAGATGCTGCAATCGAGGACTTTTACCGTCTACTGCCCCCTGGTGTAATGCCACAGCTTCGACTTCATGCTGCCCGTGTTCTGTCCATGTTGGGGAGCACCTATTTGTGCGAACAAATGTTTTCAACAATGAATCTGAACAAAATCAAGCACAGATCACGCATCACTGATGACAACCTCCAAGCTGTTTCGCGGATTGCAACAGTACAAGAACTAAAACCAGACATTGACACGCTGACCAAAGGAAAACGGTGTCAGACATCAGGCCATAAAACACATAg aACATGA